From the Manis javanica isolate MJ-LG chromosome 11, MJ_LKY, whole genome shotgun sequence genome, one window contains:
- the LOC108408891 gene encoding olfactory receptor 52R1, which translates to MVLASGNSSSHPVSFILLGIPGLENSQFWIALPFCAMYVVAIVGNITILHIIRTDHTLHEPMYLFLAILAITDLVLSSSTQPKMLAILWFHAHEIEYHACLIQLFFIHAFSSVESGVLMAMALDRYVTICFPLRHSSILKPCVVGKLGAAVMARGLLWVSPFCIMVSKMPFCPNHVIPQSYCEHMAVLKLVCADTRVNRAYGLFVAFSVVGFDIIVISMSYVMILRTVLGLPSGEARLKAFGTCASHICVILAFYIPALFTFLTHRFGQHVPPVVHVMLANLYLLVPPMLNPIIYGARTKQIRDQVIQGCCGKDP; encoded by the coding sequence ATGGTGCTGGCTTCTGGGAACAGCTCTTCTCATCCTGTGTCCTTCATCCTGCTTGGCATCCCAGGACTTGAGAATTCCCAATTTTGGATTGCCCTTCCATTCTGTGCCATGTACGTTGTGGCTATCGTGGGCAATATCACCATCCTTCATATAATCCGAACTGACCACACCCTGCATGAGCCCATGTACCTTTTTCTGGCCATACTGGCTATCACTGACCTGGTCCTCTCCTCTTCCACCCAGCCTAAAATGCTGGCTATACTCTGGTTTCATGCTCATGAGATTGAATACCATGCCTGTCTCATCCAACTGTTCTTCATCCATGCCTTTTCCTCCGTGGAGTCTGGGGTGCTCATGGCTATGGCCTTGGACCGTTATGTGACTATCTGCTTCCCACTCCGCCACTCTAGTATCCTGAAGCCATGTGTAGTGGGCAAGCTCGGGGCAGCTGTGATGGCGAGAGGGCTTCTGTGGGTGAGCCCCTTCTGCATTATGGTCTCCAAGATGCCCTTCTGCCCCAACCATGTCATCCCCCAGTCATACTGTGAGCACATGGCTGTGCTGAAGCTGGTGTGTGCTGATACTAGAGTAAATCGTGCATATGGGCTCTTTGTAGCCTTCTCTGTGGTTGGCTTTGATATAATTGTCATCAGTATGTCCTATGTGATGATTTTGAGAACTGTTCTGGGGTTGCCTTCTGGGGAGGCTCGACTCAAGGCTTTTGGCACATGTGCTTCCCATATCTGTGTCATCTTGGCTTTTTATATCCCAGCCCTCTTTACTTTCCTCACACACCGCTTTGGACAGCATGTGCCCCCAGTGGTACATGTCATGTTGGCTAATCTCTATCTACTGGTACCTCCCATGCTCAACCCCATCATCTATGGAGCCAGAACCAAACAGATCAGAGACCAGGTTATTCAAGGATGTTGTGGAAAAGACCCCTGA
- the LOC118967026 gene encoding olfactory receptor 52R1 gives MMLASGNSSSHPVSFILLGIPGLENSQFWIALPFCAMYVVAIVGNITILHIIRTDHTLHEPMYLFLAMLAITDLVLSSSTQPKMLAILWFHAHEIEYHACLIQLFFIHAFSSVESGVLMAMALDRYVAICFPLHHSSILSSCVVGKLGAAVMARGLLWVSPFCIMVSKMPFCPNHVIPQSYCEHMAVLKLVCADTRVNRAYGLLVAFSVVGFDIIVISMSYVMILRTVLRLPSGEARLKAFGTCASHICVILALYIPALFTFLTHRFGQHVPPVVHTMLANLYLLVPPMLNPIIYGARTKQIRDQVIQGCCGKDP, from the coding sequence TTCCATTCTGTGCCATGTACGTTGTGGCTATCGTGGGCAATATCACCATCCTTCATATAATCCGAACTGACCACACCCTGCATGAGCCCATGTACCTTTTTCTGGCCATGCTGGCTATCACTGACCTGGTCCTCTCCTCTTCCACCCAGCCTAAAATGCTGGCTATACTCTGGTTTCATGCTCATGAGATTGAATACCATGCCTGTCTCATCCAACTGTTCTTCATCCATGCATTTTCCTCCGTGGAGTCTGGGGTGCTCATGGCTATGGCCTTGGACCGTTATGTGGCTATCTGCTTCCCGCTCCACCACTCTAGTATCCTATCGTCATGTGTAGTGGGCAAGCTCGGGGCAGCTGTGATGGCGAGAGGGCTTCTGTGGGTGAGCCCCTTCTGCATTATGGTCTCCAAGATGCCCTTCTGCCCCAACCATGTCATTCCCCAGTCATACTGTGAGCACATGGCTGTGCTGAAGCTGGTGTGTGCTGATACTAGAGTAAATCGTGCATATGGGCTCCTTGTGGCCTTCTCTGTGGTTGGCTTTGATATAATTGTCATCAGTATGTCCTATGTGATGATTTTGAGAACTGTTCTGAGGTTGCCTTCTGGGGAGGCTCGACTCAAGGCTTTTGGCACATGTGCTTCCCATATCTGTGTCATCTTGGCTCTTTACATCCCAGCCCTCTTTACTTTCCTCACACACCGCTTTGGACAGCATGTGCCCCCAGTGGTACATACCATGTTGGCTAATCTCTATCTACTGGTACCTCCCATGCTCAACCCCATCATCTATGGAGCCAGAACCAAACAGATCAGAGACCAGGTTATTCAAGGATGTTGTGGAAAAGACCCCTGA